CCCGAGGTCGATCCGGTTGCCGAGGCCAAGGCCATCGTCAACGAGCTGAAGAAGTACGACGAATCGCTGCACGACAAGCCGCGCTGGCTGGTGCTGAACAAGCTGGACATGGTGCCCGAGGACGAGCGCGCCAAGCGCGTCAAGGACTTCGTCAAGCGCTACAAGTGGAAGGGCCCGGTGTTCGAGATCTCGGCCCTGACCCGCGAGGGCTGCCAGCCATTGATCCATGCGATCTACGAGCATGTGGCGGCCTTCCAGGTGCACCATGTCGAGCCCGACGTGCGCTTTGAATCGGCGGACGGCGAACAGGCATGAGTGCCGGCTCGTCGTCGCCGCTGAAGGACGCGCGCCGCATCGTCGTCAAGGTGGGTTCCAGCCTGGTCACCAACGAGGGCCGCGGCGTCGATGCCGAGGCGATCGGCAACTGGTGCCGCCAACTGGCCGCGCTGGCCGGCCAGGGCCGCGAGCTGGTGATGGTGTCCAGCGGTGCGATCGCCGAAGGCATGAAGCGCCTGGGCTGGGCCACGCGACCCAAGGAAGTGCATGAGCTGCAGGCCGCCGCCGCGGTCGGCCAGATGGGCCTGGCCCAGATGTACGAGAGCAAGCTCAGCGAGCAGGGCATGGGCAGCGCCCAGGTGCTCTTGACCCATGCCGACCTGGCCGATCGCGAGCGCTACCTGAACGCGCGCTCGACCCTGCTGACCCTGCTGCAGCACCGTGTGCTGCCGGTGATCAACGAGAACGACACGGTCGTCAACGACGAGATCAAGTTCGGCGACAACGACACCCTGGGCGCGCTGGTCGCGAACCTGGTTGAGGCCGATGCGCTGGTGATCCTGACCGATCAGAAGGGCCTGTACTCGGCCGATCCGCGCAAGGATCCGAACGCGCGCTTCATCGACGTCGCGGTGGCCGGCACGCCCGAGCTGGAGCAGATGGCGGGCGGCGCCGGTTCATCGCTGGGCCGCGGCGGCATGATCACCAAGATCCTGGCCGCCAAGCGCGCCGCGGGTTCCGGTGCCAGCACCGTGATCGCCTGGGGCCGTGAGCCCGATGTGCTGCTGCGCCTGGCCGGCGGCGAGGCGATCGGCACGGCCCTGATTGCAAGCACCCAGAAGCAGGCGGCGCGCAAGCAGTGGATGGTCGATCATCTGCAGCTGCGCGGCGCGGTGATCGTCGATGCCGGTGCCGCCGTCAAGCTGCGCGACGAGGGCAAGAGCCTGCTGCCGATCGGCGTCACCGAGGTGCAGGGCGAGTTCCATCGCGGCGATGTGATCGCGGTGCGCGATGCCGCGGGGCGCGAGCTGGCGCGCGGCCTGACCAACTATGGCAGCGCCGAGGCGCGCCTGATCGCGCGCAAGGCCTCGAACCAGTTCGAGCTGGTGCTCGGTTATGCGGCCGAGCCGGAGTTGATCCACAGAGACAATCTCGTGCTCGTGTAACGAGCGCGAGATTGCGGCGCAGGCTCATATCGCGTCAGCGATGTGAGCCGAAGCCATAACCTGGTGGCTGCGGGCTCGCTTACTTCGTGTCCCCTGCCTCCGGTGCCGGCTGCGGCAGCGCCTCGCCGCAGTCCGGCGCCGGCCGCGGCTCGCGGTGCTGCGGCCGCATGCCGGCGCGCAGATAGCGGTTGTGATGGTTGATGCGCGGCAGGTAGCGGGCCAGCTCGGTCAGCGCCATCTGGTAGACGCCGCGCTTGAACTCGATCACCGCCTCCAGCGGCACCCAGTACTCGTTCCAGCGCCAGGCGTCGAACTCCGGGTGGTCGGTGGCGCGCAGATTCATGTCGCAGTCGCGCCCGGTCAGCTGCAGCAGGAACCAGATCTGCTTCTGTCCCTTGTAGTGCCCGCGCGCATCGCGCCGGATGAAGTGCTCGGGCACCTCGTAGCGCAACCAGTCGCGCGTGCGCGCAATGATGCGCACCTGATCCGCGTGCAGCCCCACCTCTTCGTGGAGCTCACGAAACATCGCCTGCTCGGGCGTCTCGCCATGTTTGATGCCCCCTTGCGGGAACTGCCAGGAATGGGTCCGGATGCGTTTGCCCCAGAACACCTCGTTCCTGTGGTTGAGCAGGATGATGCCGACGTTGGGCCGGAAGCCTTCACGGTCGAGCATAATCAACCCCAAATCTATAGTTAGATCGATTATTGCATCGGGGCGCCCTCCGGGCATTACCCTCGCTAACCCTCACCTTTCCTCTCTGTGCTTGGCCCCCGGTCAGGCCTTGCTGCTCGCGCCATGAAAGCCTCCCAGTTCTTCATCTCCACGCTGAAAGAAGCCCCCGCCGACGCCGAAGTGGTCAGCCACAAGCTGATGATGCGTGCCGGCATGATCAAGCGCCTGGGCGCCGGCATCTACAACTACATGCCGATGGGCCTGCGCGTGATCCGCAAGGTGGAGAACATCATCCGCGAGGAGATGAACCGCGCCGGCGCCGTCGAGCTCTTGATGCCCGTCGTTCAGCCGGCCGAGCTGTGGCAGGAAACCGGCCGCTTCGACAAGATGGGCCCCGAGCTGCTGCGCGTGAAGGACCGCCATGAGCGCGACTTCATCATCCAGCCGACCTCGGAAGAGGTGGTGACCGACATCGCGCGCCAGGAACTGCGCAGCTACAAGCAGCTGCCGAAGAATTTCTATCACATCCAGACCAAGTTCCGCGACGAGCGCCGTCCGCGCTTCGGCATCATGCGCGGCCGCGAGTTCACGATGAAGGATGCCTACTCCTTCGACCGCGACGTCGAGAGCGCGGGCCGCAGCTACGAGAACATGTACGCGGCCTACTGCAAGATCTTCGACCGCCTGGGCCTGGAGTACCGCGCCGTCGCGGCCGACACCGGCGCGATCGGCGGCGACCGCTCGCACGAGTTCCAGGTGATCGCGGACACCGGCGAGGACGCGATCATCTACTGCCCCACCAGCGACTTCGCGGCCAATATCGAGCTGGCCGAGGCCGTGGCCCTGCTGGCCGCCCGCGCCGCGCCTGCGCAGGCGCTGACCAAGACGCCGACGCCGGGCAAGAGCACCTGCGCCGATGTGGCCGAGCTGCTGAAGCTGCCGCTGGCGCAGACCGTCAAGTCCCTGGTGCTGGCCACCGACGAGCTGAACGAGACCGGCGACATCGCCAAGAGCCAGGTCTGGCTGCTGCTGCTGCGCGGCGATCACGACCTGAACGAGGTCAAGGCCGGCAAGGTCGAGGGTCTGAAGGCCGGCTTCCGCTTCGCGACCGTGGCCGAGATCGAGGATCACTTCGGCAGCAAGCCCGGCTACCTGGGCCCGATCGGCCTGAAGAAGCCGGTCAAGGTCATCGCCGACCGCACCGTGGCCAATATGGCCGACTTCGTCTGCGGCGCCAACGAGGCCGACTTCCACTACACCGGCGCCAACTGGGGCCGCGACCTGCCCGAGCCCGATCTGGTGGCCGACATCCGCAACGTCGTCGCCGGCGACCCCTCGCCGGACGGCAAGGGCGTGCTGGCGATCCAGCGCGGCATCGAGGTCGGCCATGTGTTCTATCTCGGCACCAAGTATTCGGCCGCGATGAACGCCAATTTCCTGGACGAGACCGGCAAGCCCAAGCCGATGGAGATGGGCTGCTACGGCATCGGCGTGACCCGCATCCTGGGCGCGGCGATCGAGCAGAACCATGACGAGCGCGGCATCATCTGGCCGGACGCGATCGCGCCCTTCACCGTCGTGGTCTGCCCGATCGGCATGGACCGCAGCGAGGAGGTCAAGGCCGCCGCCGTGAAGCTGTACGAAGAGCTGCAGGCGCTGGGCGTCGACGTGCTGCTGGACGACCGCGGCGAGCGCCCCGGCGCGATGTTCGCCGATTGGGAGCTGATCGGCGCGCCGCATCGCGTCGTGCTGTCGGACCGCGGCCTGAAGGAAGGCCAGGTCGAGTACCAGGGCCGCCGCGATGCCGAGGCCACCAAGCTGGCCCTGGCCGAGGTCGTGTCCCATCTGAAGGGCAAGCTGAAGCTTTGAGGCGGCGTGGCCTGCTGATCTCGGCAGCCGCGCTGACGGCGCTGTCGCCGCTGCGCGACGCGCAGGCCGGTGCCCAGGTCGAGGAACCGCTGGCCGATGCCGTGCGCTCGGCCCTGTCCTCGGCCGTCGCCAACAGCGCGCCGCCCAAGCCGCGCTTTAACCAGGTCGAGGAACGCCTGGCCTATCTGCGCTGGCTGGGCGAGATGAGCGAGCGGCTGAAGAAGCGTCTGTCGGAGGCGCAGACCCGCATCGAGTTCCTCGAGACCGTCTGGTACGAGAGCCGGCGCGCGGGCCTGGAGCCGAGCCTGGTGCTGGGCCTGATCCAGGTCGAGAGCGGCTTTCGCAAGTACGCGATCAGCGTGGCCGGCGCGCGCGGCTATATGCAGGTGATGCCCTTCTGGGCCCGCGTGATCGGCGACGGCAATGCCTCGCACCTGTTCCACATGCAGACCAACCTGCGCTTCGGCTGCGTGATCCTGCGCCACTACCTCGACCGCGAGAAGGGCGACCTGTTCCTGGCCCTGGGCCGCTACAACGGCAGCCGCGGCAAGGCCGAGTATCCGAACCTGGTGTTCGGCGCCAGGAAGCGCTGGCTGATGCCCGGCGAGGCCTGATCAGGGCCGCAGGCCGTTCCAGGCCTGCGGCGCGGCGCCGGCCACGCCGGCCAGCTCCAGCACCCGCTCGGCGCTCTCGTTCACCAGCTCCTCGATGCTCTTCGGGTGGTGATAGAAGGCCGGCAGCGGCGGGAACACGATGCCGCCCATCTCGGTCACGGCAGTCATATTGCGCAGATGCGCCAGGTTGAAGGGCGTCTCGCGCACCATCAGGATCAGGCGGCGCCGTTCCTTCAGCGTGACGTCGGCGGCGCGCGTCAGCAGGTTGTCGCCGAAACCATGGGCAATCGCGGCCAGGCTCTTCATCGAGCAGGGCGCCACCACCATCGCGGCGGTGGCAAAGCTGCCGCTGGCCACGCAGGCGCCGACATCGCCGGGCGCATGGCTGAAGCTGGCCTCGGCCTCCAGCGCCTGGCGGCTCAGGCCCAGCTCATGGTGCACGTTCAGCACGCCGGCCGGCGTGACGATCAGGTGCGTCTCCAGCCCCAGCTCGCGGCCGCGGCGCAGCAGGCGCAGGCCGTAGGCCGCACCGGTCGCGCCGGTGATGCCCACGACGAGTCGCTGAGTCATTGGAGCCCCTCGTTCAAGGAGTACCTTGAACGATCCCCCGAGGGGATGCGGGCCGGCTTGGGAGCGGCCCGGCGCTCGGCCCGTGCCATCAAGCGGCGAGCACTTGCTGCAGCTCGCCGGCCTGGTACATCTCCATCATGATGTCCGAGCCGCCGACGAATTCGCCGTTGATGTAGAGCTGCGGGATCGTCGGCCAGTTGGCGTAGTCCTTGATGCCCTGGCGCACCGCCTCGTCTTCCAGCACATTGAAGGTCTTCAGGTCGGAGACGCCGCAGGCCTTCAGGATCTGGATCGCGCGGCCGGAGAAGCCGCACATCGGGAACTGGGCCGTGCCCTTCATGAACAGGACCACCCGGTTGCTCTTGACCAGGTCGTCGATGCGTTGCTGGACGTTGTCGCTCATTGTCTGTACCCCATGGATTGATCGCGGCACCGTTCGCCCGGCGCCCATGCCGCGATTATCGGCCAGGGCCGGGCGGCGCGTCGCGCCGGGGCTTTGCGCGGGCTCAGAAGCTGTAGTTCAGGCCCAGCTGCAGCACCGGGCGAAAGCGCATGTCGAGCAGCAGCTCCTCCAGGCTCTGCGCGCCTTGCGGGCCGCGACCCAGGCGCAGCTCGTCGCGGCTGCCGGACTTGACCAGGCCGAGGTCGGCGCTGAAGCCCCAGCCTCCGCGCAGGGACTGGCCGGTGTAGCCGATGCCCAGATAGGGCCGGGTGCTGAGCCCGCCATCGGTGGCCGGCAGGGTGGGGCCGAAGCTGCTGAGATGGCGCTGGCCGATCGCCAGGCCGCGGCTGGTCGGCGGGCGCAAGGCCAGGCCGCCGCTACTTTCGGTCATGGCCGCGGAGCCGACCAGCAGGCCGCCGGTGGTGCGCAGCCCTCCCTGGAAGTTGGCGTTCGGGGCCGAGCTGGTCAGGTAATAGTCGCCCAGCAGATTGGCGCTCAGCAGGCTGTGGCCGCCGCTGCGGTCGTCCAAGCTGCTCAGCTGCACGCGCGTCTGCCAGCGCAGCGACTTGGTTTCCAGCGGCGCCAGCTGCAGGCCCTCGGCCCGTGCTTGCTGGTACAGGCCGCCCGCCAGCAGGCTCAACAGCATCAGGGCGCCGAGGTTGCGGCGAGTGCTGAGAGAGGAGAGCGGAACCCGAGCTGCGGTACGCATGGCAACCTCCTGATGAGCGGCGGCCCGGGCCGCGACCGCGGACCCGGATGCGACCCATACTACCTCCGCCGGCGCGGGCCGTGGGAGTGAAACTGGGCGAGATTCGGGGGGCAGATGTGGCTTTTTAGGCAGCCGGGCCGCCCGGCCAGCGGCCGCCGCTGACGCGCGGCTGCTCGCCCAGGTCGCGGCGGTTGGCGACCTCGGTGAAGCCCCGGGCGCTCAGCAGGGCGGTGACCGCCCCGGCCTGGTCATAGCCATGCTCCAGCAGCAGCCAGCCGCCGCTCGCCAGATGCGCCGGCGCGCCCTCGACCAGGATGCGCAGCGCGGCCAGCCCATCGCCCTCGGGCGTCAGCGCCGAGCGCGGCTCGTGACGCAGCGCCGGCAGGTGCGGGTCGTCGCCGGCGATATAGGGTGGGTTGCTGACGATCAGCTCGAAGCGCCGGCCGGCCAGCGGCTGCCACCAGTCGCCGGCCAGGAATTCGACGTCCAGCGCCAGCCGCCGGGCATTGGCCTGGGCCATCGCCAGCGCGCCGGGGCTCAGGTCGACGGCGCTGACCGTGGCCGCCGCAAAACGATGCTTGATCGCCAGCGCGATCGCGCCGCTGCCGGTGCCCAGGTCCACCGCGCGAGGTGCCGCGCCCAGGCCGGGCAGCAGCTCCAGCGCCCAGTCGACCAGCACCTCGGTATCGGGCCGCGGCACCAGGGTATGGGCATCGACCCGCAGCGTGAGGCCGTGGAATTCCTTGCTGCCGACCAGATAGGCCAGCGGCACATCCTGCAGGCGCTGCGCCAGCCAGTCGGCGAAGCGCGCAGCCTGCTCGGCCGTCAGCTTGGCATCGTCGTGGCTGATTAGCCAGCCGCGTTCGACATTCAGCAGCGCGCCCAGCAGCAGCTGGCCCTCCAGCCGGTCCAGGCCGCGCGCGCGCGCCTCGGCCAGCGCCTGGGCGACGTTCATCAGCGGCCTTCCAGGCCGGCCAACTGCTCGGCGGCCTGGGCCGACTGCAGGCCGGCCAGCACATCGTCCAGATCGCCGTTCATGATCTGGTCCAGCTTGTAGAGCGTCAGGTTGATGCGGTGGTCGGTGAGGCGCCCCTGCGGGAAGTTGTAGGTGCGGATGCGATCGCTGCGGTCGCCGCTGCCGATCAGGCTCTTGCGCTGGGCGGCCTCCTTGGCGGCGCGCTCGTTCTTGTCCTTGTCGCGCAGGCGCGCGGCCAGCACGGCCATGGCCTTGGCCTTGTTGCGGTGCTGGCTGCGGTCGTCCTGGCATTCGGCCACGAGACCCGTGGGCAGATGGGTGATGCGGATCGCGCTGTCGGTCTTGTTGACGTGCTGGCCGCCGGCACCACTGGCGCGGAAGGTGTCGATCCGCAGCTCGGCCGGGTTCAGCTGGATCTCCTCGGCCTCGTCGGGCTCGGGCATCACCGCGACCGTGCAGGCGCTGGTGTGGATGCGGCCCTGGCTCTCGGTCGCCGGCACGCGCTGCACGCGGTGACCGCCGGACTCGAACTTCAGGCGCCCGTAGACGCCATCGCCGTCCAGGCGCACGACCAGTTCCTTGTAGCCGCCCAGGTCGGAGGCGTTCTCCGACAGGATCTCGCTCTTCCAGCCCTGGCGCTCGGCGAAGCGCAGGTACATGCGCGCCAGGTCGCCGGCGAACAGGGCCGATTCGTCGCCGCCGGTGCCGGCGCGGATTTCCAGGAAGGCCGGGCGTTCGTCGTCCGGGTCCTTGGGGATCAGGGCCAGCTGCAGCTCCTCGTGCAGGCGGGCGATGTCGGCCTCGGCGGCGGCGATCTCCTCGCGCGCCATCTCGGCCATGTCGGGATCGTCGAGCAGCTCGCGCGCGGCGGCGAGATCCGCCTCGCGCTGCTGGTAGCGACGGTAGTTGCCGACCAGGCCGCTGGCTTCGGCCTGCTCCTTGGTCAGCGCGCGGTAGCGCTTCATGTCGGCGGCGACGGCGCCGTCGGCCAGGATGGTGTCGAGTTCCGTCAGGCGGAAGGCCAGGCGTTCGAACTGCTGGCGCAGGGAATCTTTCATGGGGCAATAGCGGCAATCAGGCTGAAGGGCCGGCGAGGCTGAGCCAGGACCGGGGCGACTTCAGCGCCGCTAATGCTCGGCCGGGTTGCGTGAACTGTTGCGCAGGAACAGGCGCGAGACGGTCTGGGCCAGCTGCATGCGCTGCTCGCCCTCGCTGGCATGCAGCTCGGCCAGCGCGCCATGCAGCATCTTCTGGGTCAGGCCGCGCGACAGCGCGTCCAGCACCGCCTCGACATCCTCGCCGCGCGCCAGCAGCTTGCGGGCGCGGGCGATCTCGTTGGCGCGCCAATCGTCGGCCTGCGCGTTCAGGGCCTGGATCAGTGGCACCGTGTGGCGCTGGCCCAGCCAGTGCACAAAGCTCTGCACGCCGGCCTCGACGATGGCCTCGGCCTGCTCGACCGCGGCCTGGCGCTTCTCGCCGGCGCTGCGCACGAGGGTGGAGAGGTCGTCGACGGTGTAGAGATAGACATCGTCCAGCTGCGCGACCTCGGGCTCGATGTCGCGCGGCACGGCCAGGTCGACCATGAACATCGGGCGGTGCTTGCGCGCCTTCAGCGCGCGCTCGACGGCGCCCAGGCCGATCAGCGGCAGGCTGGAGGCGGTGCAGGAAATCACCGCGTCGAATTCATGCAGGCGCTGCGGCAGGTCGGCCAGGCGCACCGCCTCGGCCGACAGGCGGCCGGCCAGCTTCTCGCCGCGCTCCAAGGTGCGGTTGGCGATGGCCATGTGGCGCGGCGTCTTGGCGGCGAAATGGGTGGAGACCAGCTCGATCATCTCGCCGGCGCCGATGAACAACACCTTGATCTTGCTGAGGTCCTCGAACAGCTGCGAGGCCAGGCGCACCGAGGCGGCGGCCATGCTGATCGAATGCGAGCCGATCTCGGTCGAGCTGCGCACCTCCTTGGCCACCGAGAAGCTGCGCTGGAACAGCTGGTGCAGGGTGGTGCCGAGCGTGCCGGCCTGGTCGGCCTCGCGCACGGCCTGCTTCATCTGGCCGAGGATCTGCGGCTCGCCCAGCACCATCGAATCCAGCCCGCTGGCGACGCGGAAGGCATGGCGCGCTGCGGCGCTGTCCTCCATCACATAGGCATGGTCCAGCAGGGCGCTGCTGCCGACCCCGCCGACCCGGGCCAGCCAGTCGACCGCCGGGCGCACCATCTCGGCATGGCCGGCGACATAGAGCTCGGTGCGGTTGCAGGTGGAGATCAGCGCGGCCTCGGGGCCGGCCTTGCGGGGGCCCTGCAGCTGCTCGCGAAAACCCAGCAGGGTGGGCGCCAGCTGCTCCAGCGAGAACGCAAAACGGCCGCGCAGATCCAGGGGCGCGGAGTTGTGGTTCAGGCCGAGGGCGAAGACGCTCATGAAGGAATTATAAAATTTGTGTCTTGTTCGCGTGCAGCCGGGGCCGTCATTCCCCGCACATGCGATTGATGCGCATCAAGAAAAACCGCGCACGCCCCGACGAACCCACCGAGTCCCATCGATCTTGAGCGCCCTGGATTTCCTCTGGCATCTGTGCAATTTCTTCGCCCCGGCCTGGGTGGTGGCCGCGCTGATGGCGGCCGGGCTCAAGCTGCTGTGGCGCACGGAGCTGAAAGCCAAGCCCTGGCGCGGGCTGGCGCTGTGGGGCGGGGTCGGCGGCTCGCTGGGCCTCTTGGCCGCCCTGGCCCTGCTGGGCCGGGACGGCAAGATGGCTGGCTATGGATTGATGATCATCGCCATTGCGCTGCCGCAATGGCTGCTCAGCTTGAAGCGTTGACGATCAGGCGCTGACGCTCTCGTTCACCACCACCTCGGCGCGCAGTGAATGCGCGAAGGCCTGGGTGATCGTGACGTCGATCAGCTGGTTCATCAGGCGCGGCGCGCCCTTGAAGTTGACGATGCGGTTGCACTCGGTGCGGCCCATCAGCTCGCTCGGATCCTTGCGGGCATTGCCGGTGACCAAGATGCGCTGGGTCGTGCCGACCATGGTCTCGCTGATGCGCACCGCGTTGGCTTCGATCTCGGCCTGCAGCTCCTGCAGGCGCTTGACCTTGGCCTCGTGCGGGGTCAGGTCCTCCAGGTTCGCGGCCGGCGTGCCGGGGCGCGGGCTGAAGATGAAGCTGAAGGACGCGTCGAAGCCGACATCGCGCACCAGCTTCATCAGCTTGGCATGATCCTCCTCGGTCTCGCCGGGGAAGCCGACGATGAAGTCGCTGGCGATGCGGATGTCCGGCCGGATCGCGCGCAGCTTGCGCACGATGCTCTTAAACTCCAGCGCGGTGTAGCCGCGCTTCATCGCCATCAGGATGCGGTCGCTGCCATGCTGCACCGGCAGGTGCAGGTGGTTCACCAACTGGGGCACCTTGCCATAGGTCTCGATCAGGCGCGGGCTGAACTCGTTGGGGTGGCTGGTGGTGAAGCGCAGGCGCTCGATGCCGGGGATCTCGGCCGCGTATTCCAGCAGCAGGGCCAGGTCGGCATGCTCGCTGGTATTGCCCATCTTGCCGCGGTAGGCATTGACGTTCTGGCCCAGCAGGTTGATCTCCATCACGCCCTGGTCGGCCAAGCCGGCGATCTCGGTCAGCACATCCTCGAAGGGGCGCGACATCTCCTCGCCGCGCGTGTAGGGCACGACGCAGTAGCTGCAGTACTTGGAGCAGCCTTCCATGATCGAGACGAAGGCCGACGCACCCTCGACCTTGGCCGGCGGCAGGTTGTCGAACTTCTCGATCTCGGGGAAGGAGATGTCGACCTGCGGGCGGCGCAGGGCCTGGCGCGCCTCCAGCATCTTGGGCAGGCGGTGCAGGGTCTGCGGGCCGAACACCACGTCCACATAGGGCGCGCGTTCGATGATGGCCGCGCCTTCCTGGCTGGCCACGCAGCCGCCGACGCCGATCATCACGCCTTTCTCTTTCAGATGCTTGACCCGGCCCAGGTCGCTGAACACTTTCTCCTGCGCCTTCTCGCGCACCGAGCAGGTGTTGAACAGGATCAGGTCGGCCTGCTCCGGGTCCTCGGTCTTCTCGTAGCCCTCGGCGGCGCCGAGCACATCGGCCATCTTGTCCGAGTCGTACTCGTTCATCTGGCAGCCGAAGGTCTTGATGTACACCTTTTTCATCGTCGTCTTTCCTTCAGCGCTTGGTCCAGGTCTGGGTGCCGGGCTGGAACAGCCAGGTCGCGCCCTCTTCGGGGGTGGTGGGCCAGGGCTTGTTGGCCAGCTCGGCGGGGTTCAGCACCCAGACATCCATCAGCATGCCGGTCGAGGGCTCGACGGTGTAATGCACGATCAACTTCTGGCCGATCACGCTGGCGGGCTGCAGCAGCAGATGGGTGTCGCCGCGCAGGCGCGCGCCGGGGGCCAGCTTGGCCGGCTTGTCGTTCAGGCTGACCAGCGGGGCCTGCTGCACGACCAGCTCGCCGCGCAGCGCGGTGGCGGGGAAGGAACGGTGCACCTGGGCCTGGGCCGGCAGGCTGCAGACGAGCGCCGCGGCGCAGGCGGCAAGGAGAGACGAGGCACAGCGGTACATGGTATGTGTCCAGTGGCTGCGTTGAGGGGGCGAAAGACAAACGGCCCAAGGGATATGTATGCCTCAGGCCGTCAGCGATTCGGGGAAGGCCGCAATTTTAGACGACTATCGCCCGGCCGGGCCGGGCGCCTGCTCGCCGGCCCGCCATTGCCAGGCCTGGGCGGGCTGCTCGGTGCGCGCACCAGCACCGAGCTCTCGCCGGCCCTGCGCGCGCGCCGGCAGCCGCGCGGCCCAGCGCGGGAAATGCCGCAGCACATGGAAGGCCAGCGCGCCCACGCCCAGCGGCCACCACCAGCGCCGCGCCGGCGTCTGCTCCAGCTCGACGCGCCGGCAGTGCTCGCGCATCAGCGGCAGCAGCCGGGCGCGCAGCGCGGCGTTGAAGGCGCGGTCGCGCACCATCAGATTGGCCTCCAGGTTCAGCGCCAGGCTCAGGGGGTCGAGATTGCTGGAGCCGACCGTCGCCCATTCCTCGTCCACCAGGGCCACCTTGCCATGCAGTGGGCGCTCGCGGTATTCGTGGATGCAGACGCCGGCGCGGATCAGCCGGTGGTAGACCATGCGCGCCGCCCAGGTGGCCCAGGGGATGTCGGGCCGGCCCTGCAGGATCAGGTGCACCCGCACGCCGCGCCGGGCCGCGCGCTGCAGGCTCTTCAGCAGCCGGTAGCCGGGGAAGAAATAGGCGTTGGCGATGATCACCTCATGCCGCGCGGCGTGCAGGGCGCGGCGGTAGAAGCGCTCGATGTCGTCGCGGTGGCGGTGGTTGTCACGCGTCGCGAGCAGGGCCTCGGCCTGGCCTATCGGAGGCGGGGGCAGGGGAGTCGGCGTTTGGGCCGGTGCGATCAGCCGCTGCGCCGCGCGGTGCAGCTGCGCCACCACCGGGCCCTCGGCCCGCAGCGCATAGTCCTGCTTGGCCTCGGGGCCGTAGTCGCTCAGATGATCGGCCGAGAAGTTGATGCCGCCGATGAAGCCGATGCGGCCGTCCACCACGACGAGCTTGCGGTGCAGGCGGCGGAACGGCCGTAGCCGGCGCGACAGCAGGCGCGGCGGCGGATCGAACACATGCAGGCGCACGCCGGCCTCGGTCAGACCGCACACGAAGG
This genomic stretch from Roseateles sp. DAIF2 harbors:
- a CDS encoding proline--tRNA ligase; the protein is MKASQFFISTLKEAPADAEVVSHKLMMRAGMIKRLGAGIYNYMPMGLRVIRKVENIIREEMNRAGAVELLMPVVQPAELWQETGRFDKMGPELLRVKDRHERDFIIQPTSEEVVTDIARQELRSYKQLPKNFYHIQTKFRDERRPRFGIMRGREFTMKDAYSFDRDVESAGRSYENMYAAYCKIFDRLGLEYRAVAADTGAIGGDRSHEFQVIADTGEDAIIYCPTSDFAANIELAEAVALLAARAAPAQALTKTPTPGKSTCADVAELLKLPLAQTVKSLVLATDELNETGDIAKSQVWLLLLRGDHDLNEVKAGKVEGLKAGFRFATVAEIEDHFGSKPGYLGPIGLKKPVKVIADRTVANMADFVCGANEADFHYTGANWGRDLPEPDLVADIRNVVAGDPSPDGKGVLAIQRGIEVGHVFYLGTKYSAAMNANFLDETGKPKPMEMGCYGIGVTRILGAAIEQNHDERGIIWPDAIAPFTVVVCPIGMDRSEEVKAAAVKLYEELQALGVDVLLDDRGERPGAMFADWELIGAPHRVVLSDRGLKEGQVEYQGRRDAEATKLALAEVVSHLKGKLKL
- a CDS encoding lytic transglycosylase domain-containing protein; the encoded protein is MRRRGLLISAAALTALSPLRDAQAGAQVEEPLADAVRSALSSAVANSAPPKPRFNQVEERLAYLRWLGEMSERLKKRLSEAQTRIEFLETVWYESRRAGLEPSLVLGLIQVESGFRKYAISVAGARGYMQVMPFWARVIGDGNASHLFHMQTNLRFGCVILRHYLDREKGDLFLALGRYNGSRGKAEYPNLVFGARKRWLMPGEA
- the proB gene encoding glutamate 5-kinase, with amino-acid sequence MSAGSSSPLKDARRIVVKVGSSLVTNEGRGVDAEAIGNWCRQLAALAGQGRELVMVSSGAIAEGMKRLGWATRPKEVHELQAAAAVGQMGLAQMYESKLSEQGMGSAQVLLTHADLADRERYLNARSTLLTLLQHRVLPVINENDTVVNDEIKFGDNDTLGALVANLVEADALVILTDQKGLYSADPRKDPNARFIDVAVAGTPELEQMAGGAGSSLGRGGMITKILAAKRAAGSGASTVIAWGREPDVLLRLAGGEAIGTALIASTQKQAARKQWMVDHLQLRGAVIVDAGAAVKLRDEGKSLLPIGVTEVQGEFHRGDVIAVRDAAGRELARGLTNYGSAEARLIARKASNQFELVLGYAAEPELIHRDNLVLV
- the prfA gene encoding peptide chain release factor 1, with translation MKDSLRQQFERLAFRLTELDTILADGAVAADMKRYRALTKEQAEASGLVGNYRRYQQREADLAAARELLDDPDMAEMAREEIAAAEADIARLHEELQLALIPKDPDDERPAFLEIRAGTGGDESALFAGDLARMYLRFAERQGWKSEILSENASDLGGYKELVVRLDGDGVYGRLKFESGGHRVQRVPATESQGRIHTSACTVAVMPEPDEAEEIQLNPAELRIDTFRASGAGGQHVNKTDSAIRITHLPTGLVAECQDDRSQHRNKAKAMAVLAARLRDKDKNERAAKEAAQRKSLIGSGDRSDRIRTYNFPQGRLTDHRINLTLYKLDQIMNGDLDDVLAGLQSAQAAEQLAGLEGR
- the grxD gene encoding Grx4 family monothiol glutaredoxin; the encoded protein is MSDNVQQRIDDLVKSNRVVLFMKGTAQFPMCGFSGRAIQILKACGVSDLKTFNVLEDEAVRQGIKDYANWPTIPQLYINGEFVGGSDIMMEMYQAGELQQVLAA
- a CDS encoding RNA pyrophosphohydrolase, with translation MLDREGFRPNVGIILLNHRNEVFWGKRIRTHSWQFPQGGIKHGETPEQAMFRELHEEVGLHADQVRIIARTRDWLRYEVPEHFIRRDARGHYKGQKQIWFLLQLTGRDCDMNLRATDHPEFDAWRWNEYWVPLEAVIEFKRGVYQMALTELARYLPRINHHNRYLRAGMRPQHREPRPAPDCGEALPQPAPEAGDTK
- a CDS encoding UbiX family flavin prenyltransferase, whose product is MTQRLVVGITGATGAAYGLRLLRRGRELGLETHLIVTPAGVLNVHHELGLSRQALEAEASFSHAPGDVGACVASGSFATAAMVVAPCSMKSLAAIAHGFGDNLLTRAADVTLKERRRLILMVRETPFNLAHLRNMTAVTEMGGIVFPPLPAFYHHPKSIEELVNESAERVLELAGVAGAAPQAWNGLRP
- the prmC gene encoding peptide chain release factor N(5)-glutamine methyltransferase — its product is MNVAQALAEARARGLDRLEGQLLLGALLNVERGWLISHDDAKLTAEQAARFADWLAQRLQDVPLAYLVGSKEFHGLTLRVDAHTLVPRPDTEVLVDWALELLPGLGAAPRAVDLGTGSGAIALAIKHRFAAATVSAVDLSPGALAMAQANARRLALDVEFLAGDWWQPLAGRRFELIVSNPPYIAGDDPHLPALRHEPRSALTPEGDGLAALRILVEGAPAHLASGGWLLLEHGYDQAGAVTALLSARGFTEVANRRDLGEQPRVSGGRWPGGPAA